A single window of Microbacterium croceum DNA harbors:
- a CDS encoding CoA transferase: MNGGHRLLTRVWNELGADRRLIEDVRPSPVSVPLPSRLSAGDLAWASVAAATCAAHLDVAALDPHRIAAAYRSDRVLTIDGTAPPVWSPFSGFWRTLDGWVRTHGNYPHHAAGLRSGLGMPETADADQVRDALAVRTSSDAVAAITAAGGLAVPVGTEDPALDAVLRSRPLLDVRRVETPAAPPRRRTSLSQDPPLDGIRVLDLTRVIAGPVCTRTLALLGADVLRIDPPHLSEPGWQHLDTGHGKRTALLDARSTQMHELLATADVVVLGYRPDALDRLGLAPSDLIERHPGLVVARLSAWGTEHPRRAGFDSLVQAESGIAWIESPDGHNPGALPAQALDHSAGYLLAAAVITLLRRRAAEGGSWRVQTSLRRVAAELLGMPRRSEPAEAIMDDPALHTSHFEVADRAVVTSAPAIPGFDFAAPRPWGQDQPRW; encoded by the coding sequence GTGAACGGCGGTCACCGGCTTCTCACGCGCGTGTGGAACGAGCTCGGCGCAGACCGGCGCCTGATCGAGGACGTACGCCCCTCCCCGGTTTCGGTCCCACTGCCTTCCCGGCTCTCCGCCGGCGACCTCGCCTGGGCGAGCGTGGCGGCAGCGACCTGTGCCGCACACCTCGATGTCGCGGCTCTCGACCCGCATCGCATCGCCGCCGCCTACCGGAGCGACCGCGTACTCACGATCGACGGCACCGCTCCCCCGGTGTGGTCGCCCTTCTCCGGGTTCTGGCGCACTCTCGACGGTTGGGTGCGCACGCATGGCAACTACCCGCACCACGCGGCCGGGCTACGCTCCGGTCTGGGAATGCCAGAGACCGCCGACGCTGATCAGGTCCGTGACGCGCTCGCGGTTCGCACGTCTTCGGATGCCGTCGCCGCGATCACGGCTGCAGGTGGCCTCGCCGTCCCCGTCGGGACGGAGGACCCCGCCCTCGATGCGGTCCTCCGATCCCGGCCGCTCCTCGACGTGCGAAGAGTCGAGACTCCTGCGGCTCCTCCGCGGCGACGCACATCCCTGTCGCAGGATCCCCCTCTCGACGGCATCCGCGTACTCGATCTCACCCGCGTCATCGCCGGACCGGTGTGCACGCGTACCCTGGCTCTGCTGGGGGCCGACGTGCTGCGCATCGACCCTCCACATCTTTCCGAGCCGGGCTGGCAGCATCTCGACACCGGGCATGGCAAGCGCACGGCACTCCTGGACGCGCGCTCGACGCAGATGCACGAACTTCTCGCGACTGCGGATGTCGTGGTGCTCGGGTACCGACCGGATGCGCTCGACCGGCTCGGCCTCGCGCCGAGCGATCTCATCGAGAGGCATCCCGGCCTGGTGGTCGCGCGGCTGAGCGCCTGGGGTACCGAGCATCCCCGACGCGCAGGATTCGACAGCCTGGTGCAGGCGGAGTCCGGCATCGCGTGGATCGAATCACCCGACGGTCACAACCCCGGCGCACTTCCCGCGCAGGCACTGGATCACAGCGCCGGCTATCTGCTGGCGGCGGCCGTGATCACGCTGCTCCGACGCCGCGCTGCAGAGGGCGGATCGTGGCGCGTGCAGACTTCGCTGCGACGGGTGGCCGCCGAGCTGCTCGGGATGCCGCGTCGATCGGAACCCGCCGAGGCGATCATGGACGATCCGGCACTCCACACCTCCCACTTCGAGGTGGCCGACCGCGCGGTGGTCACGTCCGCCCCCGCGATCCCCGGGTTCGACTTCGCCGCACCGCGCCCGTGGGGTCAGGATCAGCCCCGCTGGTGA
- a CDS encoding DUF4184 family protein, whose amino-acid sequence MPFTPSHAIVALPFIRTPLVPAAIAIGAMTPDLPLFLRGVGLNYTFTHTPGNVVWTALLAFVLFLVWRVVLRPAVPELTPLWMARRLPADWSDSGLVAAGRAVGIGQTRVYPLLLAVSLVLGVLSHILWDLFTHEGRWGVEIFPALDQMWGPLLGYKWLQYGSSVLGLAGIGLWAVLRLRHSAARVDAAQRVPGAVRVAWWVSLPAILVAAWFIGLAVYGPLTDAFTLQHLAYRVLPPACALWGAITLVLCVILSLSSRPHQRG is encoded by the coding sequence ATGCCGTTCACCCCGAGTCATGCGATCGTCGCGTTGCCGTTCATCCGCACACCTCTGGTACCAGCCGCGATCGCCATCGGCGCGATGACGCCGGACCTGCCGCTGTTCCTTCGGGGTGTGGGCCTGAACTACACGTTCACCCACACTCCGGGGAACGTCGTGTGGACGGCGCTGCTGGCGTTCGTGCTCTTCCTGGTCTGGCGCGTGGTGCTGCGCCCGGCGGTTCCGGAGCTCACGCCGCTCTGGATGGCCCGTCGTCTTCCCGCGGACTGGAGCGACTCCGGCCTGGTGGCGGCGGGGCGTGCGGTCGGCATCGGGCAGACACGCGTGTATCCGCTGCTGCTCGCGGTATCGCTGGTCCTCGGGGTGCTCTCGCACATCCTGTGGGATCTCTTCACGCATGAGGGACGCTGGGGTGTGGAGATCTTCCCCGCCCTGGACCAGATGTGGGGTCCCCTGCTCGGGTACAAGTGGCTGCAGTACGGCTCCAGCGTGCTGGGCCTCGCAGGCATCGGCCTCTGGGCGGTGCTCCGGTTGCGGCACAGTGCCGCGCGCGTCGACGCCGCGCAGCGCGTGCCGGGCGCGGTCCGCGTCGCATGGTGGGTGTCGCTTCCGGCCATCCTCGTCGCCGCCTGGTTCATCGGTCTCGCCGTCTACGGCCCGCTCACCGATGCGTTCACCCTGCAGCACCTCGCGTACCGAGTGCTCCCGCCGGCCTGTGCGCTGTGGGGAGCGATCACGCTGGTGCTGTGCGTGATCCTGTCGCTGTCATCGAGGCCTCACCAGCGGGGCTGA